In one window of Camarhynchus parvulus chromosome 18, STF_HiC, whole genome shotgun sequence DNA:
- the FAM20A gene encoding pseudokinase FAM20A, translated as MPGPRRDRPAVLLLLGALLAADLYFHLWPRARWELGRVSPGCPCPAAPAPPRPPLSRAAPALRRLFAHPLYRAAPPGPAEPLLGAREALRYYRRKAARWNRRHKLYREELNLTLPAPLPLRPEAAWLQFQLGISRDGLYPRSSAAVPRLLRDLRDLPTISADYSQDEKALLGACDCSQVVKPSGVHLKLVLRFQDFGKAMFKPMRQKREEETPEDFFYFVDFQRHNAEIAAFHLDRILDFRRVPPTVGRLINVTKEILEVTKNEVLQSVFFVSPASNVCFFAKCPYMCKTEYAVCGSPHLLEGSLSAFLPSLNLAPRLSIPNPWIRSYSFEGKEEWEVNPLYCNTVREIYPYSNSNRLLNIVDMAIFDFLIGNMDRHHYEMFTKFGDDGFLLHLDNARGFGRHSHDEISILAPLSQCCVIKRSTWLRLQLLAEPEYRLSEVMRESLLQDPLAPVLTEPHLLALDRRLQLILDAVGKCIDTFGEATVVANDTTQPQSPAVHRAKLDT; from the exons ATGCCGGGCCCGCGGCGGGACCGCCcggccgtgctgctgctgctcggggCGCTGCTGGCCGCCGATCTTTACTTCCACCTCTGGCCGCGGGCgcgctgggagctgggcagggtctCCCCGGGCTGCCCGTGCCCCGCGGCCCCCGCtccgccgcgcccgccgctctcccgcgccgcccccgcgctGCGCCGCCTCTTCGCCCACCCGCTGTAccgcgccgccccgccgggccccgccgagCCGCTGCTGGGCGCCCGCGAAGCCCTGCGCTACTACCGGCGGAAGGCGGCTCGATGGAACAG GAGACACAAGCTGTACCGGGAGGAGCTGAACCTgaccctgccagcccctctgcccctgcgTCCCGAGGCCGCCTGGCTGCAGTTCCAGCTGGGCATCAGCCGGGATGGGCTCTACCCCCGCTCCAGCGCTGCCGTGCCCCGGCTGCTGCGGGACCTGCGGGACCTGCCCACCATCAGCGCCG ACTACAGCCAGGATGAgaaggcactgctgggagcctgTGACTGCAGCCAGG TGGTGAAGCCCAGCGGTGTGCACCTGAAGCTGGTCCTCAGgttccaggattttgggaaagccATGTTCAAGCCCATGAG GCAGAAACGTGAGGAGGAGACTCCTGAGGATTTCTTCTACTTCGTGGATTTCCAGCGGCACAACGCCGAGATCGCTGCCTTCCACCTGGACAG GATCCTGGACTTCAGGAGGGTGCCACCCACCGTGGGGAGGCTGATCAACGTCACCAAGGAGATCCTGGAGGTCACCAAGAACGAGGTCCTGCAGAGCGTCTTCTTCGTGTCACCAG ccagcaacGTCTGCTTCTTCGCCAAGTGCCCGTACATGTGCAAGACAGAGTACGCCGTGTGTGGGAGCCCCCACCTCCTGGAGGgctccctctctgccttcctgccctccctcaaCCTGGCCCCACGGCTCTCCATCCCCAACCCCTGGATCCGCTCCTACTCCTTCGAGGGAAAAGAGGA GTGGGAAGTGAATCCACTCTACTGCAACACAGTGAGGGAGATCTACCCCTACAGCAACAGCAACCGGCTGCTCAACATCGTGGACATGGCCATATTCGACTTCCTGATAG GGAACATGGACAGGCACCACTACGAGATGTTCACCAAGTTTGGGGACGATGGCTTCCTCCTGCACCTGGACAACGCCAGAGG GTTTGGGCGGCATTCCCACGATGAAATCTCCATCCTGGCCCCgctctcccagtgctgtgt aataaagaGATCGACGTGGCTGCGCCTGCAGCTCTTGGCGGAGCCCGAGTACCGGCTCAGCGAGGTGATGAGGGAATCCCTCCTGCAGGACCCCCTGGCCCCTGTGCTCACCGAGCCCCacctgctggccctggacaGGCGCCTCCAGCTCATCCTGGATGCCGTGGGGAAGTGCATTGACACCTTTGGAGAGGCCACGGTGGTGGCCAACGACACCAcgcagccccagagccctgcagtgcaCAGAGCCAAGCTGGACACTTAG